One part of the Sphingobium yanoikuyae genome encodes these proteins:
- a CDS encoding response regulator transcription factor, protein MKTIHIVDDEYSVRAATAFLLELEGYSVRTWQRGAHFLAAAPTEPPGCVILDLRMPDMDGLEVQRRLNEADLNFPVIMLTGHGDIAVTVAAMKMGAVDFLVKPFERQSLLQAVENAWSVLYDNGARRQRVAQAQSLVEKLTPRERDVLAGLTMGLPNKHIALQLGISPRTIEIHRANLMAKLKTRNLSDALRVAFAAGIGRRLDG, encoded by the coding sequence ATGAAGACGATTCACATCGTGGACGACGAATATTCCGTCAGAGCGGCAACGGCATTCTTGTTGGAGCTTGAAGGATATTCGGTCCGCACTTGGCAGAGGGGCGCTCATTTCCTCGCCGCCGCGCCGACCGAGCCGCCGGGCTGTGTGATCCTGGACCTGCGCATGCCCGACATGGATGGGCTGGAGGTGCAGCGCCGGCTCAATGAAGCGGATCTCAATTTTCCGGTCATCATGCTGACAGGGCATGGCGACATTGCCGTGACGGTCGCGGCAATGAAGATGGGTGCCGTGGATTTCCTGGTGAAGCCGTTCGAGCGGCAGAGCCTGCTGCAGGCGGTCGAGAACGCCTGGTCGGTGCTATATGATAATGGTGCGCGCCGGCAAAGGGTCGCGCAGGCGCAATCGCTGGTGGAAAAGTTGACGCCGCGCGAGCGGGATGTGCTGGCAGGCCTGACAATGGGGCTGCCGAACAAGCACATCGCCCTGCAATTGGGCATCAGCCCGCGCACGATCGAAATTCATCGCGCAAACCTGATGGCAAAGCTCAAGACGCGCAATCTTTCGGATGCCCTGAGAGTTGCATTTGCGGCGGGAATAGGCCGGAGGCTGGACGGATGA
- a CDS encoding PAS domain-containing sensor histidine kinase, translating into MTQMKLLTDGAAHYALYMTDVSGFILHWNRGAERFTGWLTGEVMHRHVALLYPGRAEIKARMAQAFAFARQHGSWEFDHECCRSDGTIYLQNCVVTALYDNDGALQGFANLIRDVTLERAHELALQEREHELRLILETAPDAVFVFDADGCIEYINEAASRMFGYDLVDLKGQNFESLLLVCPSEDEVPDEYPFRIVDVSEKIERQLIGRHHNGSNFPTEMTFVRMEANGGTRFTAFVRDLSEQEATKARLETLQAEMLDGTRYSAMGAMASMLSHELTQPLTALAAYMEGGSILLNNLNGGSRAKLDEIFHLASSEAVRAGAIMRHLRDFTSSGEAQLEVQDIGEMVRSSIALVRPAAARAQVRVVLRVAPDAGPVFADPVQIQQVIGNLCRNAIDAMRNMDERILTIQASRVDELTTQVMITDTGSGIAAEIRERLFDAFVTTKEEGTGVGLSICRTIVEAHGGRIWVEPAPAGSCFCFTLKRKKGILCGGNEDDSHRGRRIFRQSGNGILVGA; encoded by the coding sequence ATGACGCAGATGAAGCTGCTGACCGACGGCGCGGCGCATTATGCCCTCTACATGACCGATGTTTCAGGGTTCATCCTGCATTGGAATCGCGGTGCCGAGCGCTTTACCGGCTGGTTGACCGGCGAGGTGATGCATCGCCATGTCGCGCTGCTCTACCCAGGGCGGGCGGAGATCAAGGCGCGCATGGCGCAGGCCTTCGCCTTCGCCCGGCAGCATGGCAGCTGGGAATTCGATCATGAATGCTGCCGCAGCGATGGCACTATCTATCTGCAGAATTGCGTTGTCACGGCATTGTACGACAATGACGGAGCGTTGCAGGGCTTTGCCAACCTGATCCGCGACGTCACGCTGGAGCGCGCGCATGAGCTTGCGCTGCAGGAGCGGGAGCATGAGTTGCGGCTGATATTGGAGACCGCGCCGGACGCCGTCTTCGTATTCGATGCCGACGGCTGCATCGAATATATCAACGAAGCGGCCTCCCGCATGTTCGGCTATGATCTTGTGGACCTCAAAGGCCAGAATTTCGAGAGCCTGCTGCTGGTCTGTCCTTCTGAAGACGAAGTGCCTGACGAATATCCATTCCGGATCGTCGATGTTTCGGAAAAGATCGAGCGGCAGTTGATCGGCCGGCATCATAATGGCTCGAATTTTCCAACCGAGATGACCTTCGTGCGGATGGAAGCGAACGGCGGCACAAGGTTTACGGCCTTTGTGCGCGACCTTTCCGAACAGGAGGCGACGAAGGCTCGGCTGGAAACCCTGCAGGCGGAAATGCTGGATGGCACCCGCTATAGCGCAATGGGCGCGATGGCGTCGATGCTGTCGCACGAGTTGACCCAGCCATTGACAGCGCTTGCAGCCTATATGGAGGGGGGCAGCATCCTGCTCAACAATCTCAACGGCGGGAGCCGAGCGAAGCTGGACGAAATTTTCCATCTCGCGTCGAGCGAAGCGGTGCGGGCGGGGGCGATCATGCGCCATTTGCGCGATTTCACCAGTAGTGGCGAAGCGCAACTGGAGGTGCAGGATATCGGCGAAATGGTGCGCAGCAGCATTGCGCTCGTCCGCCCCGCAGCTGCCCGTGCGCAAGTCCGCGTCGTGCTTCGGGTTGCGCCGGACGCGGGGCCGGTATTCGCCGATCCGGTCCAGATCCAGCAGGTGATCGGCAATCTTTGTCGCAATGCCATAGATGCGATGCGCAACATGGATGAGCGGATACTGACGATCCAGGCGTCCCGCGTCGATGAGCTTACCACCCAAGTCATGATTACCGACACCGGCTCGGGCATTGCCGCGGAAATCCGCGAGCGGCTGTTCGACGCCTTTGTCACGACCAAGGAAGAGGGAACTGGGGTCGGATTGTCCATTTGTCGAACAATTGTGGAGGCCCATGGCGGGCGGATCTGGGTTGAGCCCGCGCCTGCCGGCAGCTGCTTTTGTTTCACATTGAAGCGTAAGAAGGGGATTCTTTGTGGAGGAAATGAAGACGATTCACATCGTGGACGACGAATATTCCGTCAGAGCGGCAACGGCATTCTTGTTGGAGCTTGA
- a CDS encoding acyltransferase → MALQFLSAQLDHLYARLTVMRLRAQGCQPGRGLRVRGGVPYLRNPGSLVIGNNVRLRNEPTRIRLATVPQGAIILGDEVSLNTGVHIFSAARIDVGGGSRIGDNVAMFDTSFHPVHEGRSVRPRPITIGRNVWIGRNAIILPGVSIGDHSVVAAGSVVFDDIPARQVWRGNPAAFVKHVRATDDFRRS, encoded by the coding sequence TTGGCATTGCAATTTCTGTCTGCACAACTGGATCATCTTTACGCGCGACTGACCGTGATGCGACTCCGCGCGCAAGGCTGCCAGCCGGGTCGGGGCCTGCGCGTGCGAGGTGGCGTGCCTTATCTCCGGAACCCCGGATCCCTGGTCATCGGCAACAATGTCCGCCTGCGAAATGAACCGACCCGGATTCGCCTGGCTACGGTTCCGCAGGGGGCCATCATTCTTGGCGACGAGGTTTCGTTGAACACGGGAGTTCATATCTTCAGCGCTGCGCGGATCGATGTCGGCGGCGGTTCGCGTATCGGTGACAATGTCGCGATGTTCGACACGAGCTTCCATCCCGTTCATGAAGGGCGCTCCGTAAGGCCCCGTCCGATCACGATCGGTCGCAATGTCTGGATTGGCCGCAACGCCATCATCTTGCCCGGCGTGTCGATTGGCGATCATTCCGTCGTGGCAGCCGGATCGGTGGTCTTTGATGATATTCCCGCCCGGCAAGTGTGGCGGGGCAACCCCGCGGCATTCGTGAAGCATGTCCGGGCAACCGACGATTTTCGACGTAGCTAG
- a CDS encoding NAD-dependent epimerase/dehydratase family protein produces MRKNFRKQDRGNIIAIGQRNDRFFNGDAIAFADQCAWRQDSDDECIASRRRLEAIYMNEIGYQPIIAVTGATGFVGGALARQLLQMGYRVRSMCRRPLTEAERESGIEWIEGSLTDTDRFDALLRDARYCFHIAAMFRTEGPRKAFMQVNRDATRALLEASRRAGVERFIYCSSIGVHGNVADAPADENAPFDPRDPYQESKLRAEDLCRDEMGRPGMSVVIVRPCSTYGPGDTRMLKLFRLVQRRRFLFVGRQTPNFHPVYIDDLVAGYILTMVHPDAPSGTFILGDRAFLPLRDYVRAVATALDVPPPKAAIPYSLALMAARLCEALYAPLGLQPPLPRRRLTIFRHNRAFSIARAQTVLGYQPLINLEEGFRRTITWYRQQGMLA; encoded by the coding sequence TTGCGTAAGAATTTCCGCAAGCAAGATCGAGGCAATATTATCGCGATCGGGCAACGGAATGATCGTTTCTTCAATGGAGACGCAATTGCTTTCGCCGATCAATGCGCCTGGAGGCAAGATAGCGATGATGAATGCATCGCCTCTCGTCGTCGACTGGAAGCTATTTACATGAACGAAATCGGTTATCAGCCCATCATAGCAGTGACCGGCGCGACTGGCTTCGTTGGCGGCGCGCTCGCCCGTCAACTCCTGCAAATGGGCTACCGCGTCCGCTCGATGTGCCGCAGGCCCCTGACCGAAGCGGAGCGCGAGAGCGGTATAGAGTGGATCGAGGGCTCGCTGACCGACACTGATCGTTTCGACGCGCTGCTTCGGGACGCACGCTATTGTTTTCACATCGCCGCGATGTTCCGTACCGAAGGACCGCGCAAGGCGTTCATGCAGGTCAATCGGGATGCTACTCGGGCCCTGCTCGAAGCGAGCCGACGGGCCGGAGTCGAGCGCTTCATCTATTGCTCGTCGATTGGCGTCCACGGCAATGTGGCCGACGCCCCCGCAGACGAAAATGCGCCATTCGACCCCCGCGATCCCTATCAGGAAAGCAAGTTGCGAGCCGAAGATCTCTGCCGTGACGAAATGGGCCGGCCGGGCATGAGCGTCGTCATCGTTCGCCCCTGCTCCACCTATGGGCCAGGCGACACCCGGATGCTAAAGCTGTTCCGCCTGGTCCAGCGTCGCCGGTTTCTGTTTGTGGGCCGGCAAACACCCAATTTCCATCCGGTCTATATTGATGATCTGGTCGCCGGCTACATATTGACGATGGTTCATCCCGATGCGCCATCGGGTACCTTCATTCTGGGTGATCGCGCCTTCCTGCCGCTGCGCGACTATGTAAGGGCCGTCGCGACCGCCTTGGATGTGCCACCGCCCAAGGCGGCCATCCCCTACAGCCTCGCGCTAATGGCCGCACGCCTGTGCGAAGCACTTTATGCGCCGCTGGGATTACAACCCCCTCTACCTCGTCGCCGGCTGACCATCTTCAGGCACAACCGCGCGTTCAGCATCGCACGCGCGCAGACCGTTCTGGGCTATCAGCCGCTGATCAATCTGGAGGAAGGCTTTCGTCGCACCATCACCTGGTATCGACAGCAGGGGATGCTCGCATGA
- a CDS encoding lipopolysaccharide biosynthesis protein: MSGPALGRAVRSGMAWSILESWGVQLLQFLTFLVIARYVDATMLGIVAMALLVGQWFQMIILSGISASLVSKGGAADADLDDTAFWISAAAGALLLIATFLLADWVERTAAHQGLGMVLRWLSVANFLGALNVVPQAWLTRALLMRPLATRSTISTLVGGIVGIALAVAGYGVMALVAQNLAVAVIGTIILWAACPMRPRLRFSREKARDVLFYGRHVGVTGAANFFNANADIMVIGLALGGAATGIYTVGKRALLAANLMLARALSRVALPVFSQLKGDPPRLAKAFLRIVSATSSITTPAFVGLAIVSDEFIFLLFGPRWAAAADVMRYLSLFGALQAIGIYNQSLMLAMGKPQWQTWLAGIYALVNIVTFFFAVEYGMAAVAAAFTARAYILYPLSVWPVVVLLPLGWRDYWKALRPSVVASLVMAVFLWGFRFALAGQAPIPMLLSTVIAGAAVYMVVLGLVGRTIVIDMFHFARAGGKRVSSTS; this comes from the coding sequence ATGTCAGGTCCGGCGTTGGGGCGCGCAGTCCGTTCAGGCATGGCCTGGTCCATCCTGGAAAGTTGGGGTGTGCAACTGTTGCAGTTCCTGACCTTCCTCGTGATTGCGCGCTATGTCGATGCGACGATGCTGGGCATCGTCGCCATGGCCCTGCTGGTAGGGCAATGGTTCCAGATGATCATATTGTCGGGGATCAGTGCATCGCTTGTGAGCAAGGGCGGCGCTGCCGATGCCGACTTGGATGACACGGCCTTCTGGATTTCTGCTGCGGCCGGCGCTCTGCTGCTGATTGCAACCTTCTTGCTAGCCGACTGGGTCGAGCGGACCGCCGCCCATCAGGGCTTGGGCATGGTTTTGCGATGGCTCAGTGTCGCGAATTTCCTTGGTGCGCTGAACGTCGTGCCACAGGCTTGGCTGACGCGGGCCTTGCTGATGCGGCCATTGGCCACGCGCTCGACAATCTCGACCCTGGTCGGCGGCATCGTCGGAATAGCACTGGCGGTGGCCGGTTATGGCGTGATGGCGCTGGTGGCACAGAATCTGGCCGTAGCCGTCATCGGAACGATAATCCTGTGGGCCGCCTGCCCGATGCGACCCCGACTGCGTTTTTCACGGGAAAAGGCAAGGGACGTGCTTTTCTATGGCCGTCATGTCGGCGTGACGGGCGCTGCGAATTTCTTCAACGCCAATGCTGACATCATGGTCATCGGCCTGGCGCTCGGCGGCGCAGCGACAGGCATTTATACCGTCGGCAAGCGGGCTTTGCTGGCCGCCAATCTGATGCTGGCACGTGCGCTGTCCCGTGTGGCACTTCCGGTCTTCTCGCAACTCAAGGGGGATCCGCCCCGCCTTGCAAAGGCTTTCCTCAGAATAGTGTCGGCGACATCGTCCATAACGACCCCGGCCTTTGTCGGCCTGGCGATCGTATCGGACGAGTTCATTTTCCTGTTGTTCGGTCCGCGTTGGGCGGCGGCAGCGGATGTTATGCGCTACCTCAGCCTGTTCGGCGCGCTCCAGGCGATCGGCATTTACAATCAGTCGCTGATGCTCGCCATGGGGAAGCCGCAATGGCAGACTTGGCTGGCGGGCATTTATGCGCTGGTCAATATTGTCACCTTCTTCTTTGCCGTTGAATATGGGATGGCTGCGGTCGCTGCCGCGTTCACGGCGCGCGCCTATATCCTCTATCCCCTGTCCGTCTGGCCAGTTGTGGTTCTGCTGCCGCTGGGATGGCGGGATTATTGGAAGGCGCTGCGGCCCAGTGTCGTCGCATCGCTGGTCATGGCTGTTTTTCTATGGGGGTTCCGGTTCGCATTGGCCGGCCAAGCGCCGATTCCGATGCTGTTGTCGACGGTCATCGCTGGGGCAGCGGTCTATATGGTCGTCCTCGGACTGGTCGGACGGACCATTGTCATCGACATGTTCCATTTCGCACGGGCAGGGGGCAAACGCGTGTCCTCCACCAGTTAA